The genomic stretch CACTTAGCCTTATGATTTCACAATCTGTTTCAACTGGTTAAGAGATACATGGATTTTTAAGTTAATGTGTAATATAATAATTTTGAAATTAACGATGGAGAGTATATAAATGGGTATTGAAGCCTACAATCAACAAAATGCAGTTAGTGATGATCCTTATGTATTGATTTTAAAATTATACGAAGGTTTACTAAAATATCTGTCTTTTGTAAAAACTGCAATGGAAAGTGGTGATATTGAATATAAGTTTAATTATATTAATCGATCAATTGCTATTTTTGATGAATTAAGATCAGTACTTGATTTTGATGGTGGAGAAGTTGCACATTATTTAGATGGTTTATATCTTTACCAAATAGAAACTCTGTTCTCAGCAGGTGTTGATGATAATGTAAATGCAGTAAATCAAGTTATGAAAGTAACTCAAGGATTATTAGAAGCATGGAAAGACGAAACAGGTCTTTAAAAGCCTTAAAAGAACTTAAGACTATAAATTATCTTGATGAAAAAGAAAAAGCCGAGCATTTAAAAAAATGGTGCGAAGAATATCTTATCGAGCAAAGTATTGAAGATTTTGATTTAGAATTATCAGATTTGGAACAATTATCTGAACTTTTTTTTAGAAATATTCATTTTCTAAAAGACTTTAAAGAACAAATACGTAAAGAACTAATTGAAAATAAAAAACTAAAAAAGTT from Campylobacteraceae bacterium encodes the following:
- the fliS gene encoding flagellar export chaperone FliS, which gives rise to MGIEAYNQQNAVSDDPYVLILKLYEGLLKYLSFVKTAMESGDIEYKFNYINRSIAIFDELRSVLDFDGGEVAHYLDGLYLYQIETLFSAGVDDNVNAVNQVMKVTQGLLEAWKDETGL